A single region of the Hoeflea prorocentri genome encodes:
- a CDS encoding ABC transporter ATP-binding protein: protein MGFLDIKQATKFYGSVQVLHETDISVEEGEFLVLVGPSGCGKSTLLNMIAGLEDITTGEIAIRGRSMNGVKPADRNIAMVFQSYALYPNMTVSGNISFGMEMHGIPKAERARRIAQVADLLQISHLLERKPGQLSGGQRQRVAMGRALVREPDVFLFDEPLSNLDAKLRVDMRTEIKKLHQKLGTTIVYVTHDQIEALTLSTRIAVMYGGYVQQLGTPKEIYDNPANMFVAGFMGSPSMNLFPAKVVDSSGKPAAEVRLSDGKTAAIPFADGALSSNVGRDIILGIRPEAITDRDGADRNSQSVHMVDAPVEVTEPAGSDTFVVSQIGGKDVTGRFRADVSVNAGDIFPFAFNMEKAVVFDPQSENRIA, encoded by the coding sequence ATGGGTTTTCTCGACATCAAACAGGCGACCAAGTTCTACGGATCCGTGCAGGTCCTTCATGAAACCGACATTTCGGTGGAGGAAGGCGAGTTCCTGGTGCTGGTCGGTCCGTCCGGCTGCGGCAAGTCCACGCTGCTCAACATGATCGCCGGACTTGAGGATATCACAACCGGCGAGATCGCCATTCGTGGCCGCAGCATGAACGGGGTCAAACCGGCGGACCGGAATATCGCCATGGTGTTCCAGTCCTACGCGCTCTACCCGAACATGACGGTCTCGGGAAACATCTCCTTCGGCATGGAGATGCACGGCATCCCAAAAGCCGAGCGGGCGAGGCGGATCGCACAGGTTGCGGATCTTCTGCAGATCAGCCACCTGCTGGAGCGCAAGCCGGGTCAGCTCTCCGGCGGCCAGCGCCAGCGCGTCGCCATGGGCCGGGCGCTGGTGCGTGAACCGGATGTGTTCCTGTTCGACGAACCGCTCTCGAACCTTGACGCAAAGCTGCGCGTCGACATGCGCACCGAGATCAAGAAGCTCCATCAGAAACTGGGCACCACGATCGTCTATGTCACCCATGATCAGATCGAGGCACTGACGCTCTCCACCCGTATCGCGGTCATGTATGGCGGCTATGTCCAGCAATTGGGCACGCCGAAGGAAATCTACGACAATCCGGCCAACATGTTCGTGGCCGGCTTCATGGGATCGCCCTCGATGAATCTGTTCCCTGCAAAGGTTGTCGATTCCAGCGGCAAACCGGCCGCCGAGGTTCGCCTTTCGGACGGCAAGACGGCGGCCATTCCTTTCGCCGACGGCGCCTTGTCGTCGAACGTCGGCCGCGACATCATTCTGGGCATCCGGCCGGAAGCGATTACGGACCGGGACGGTGCGGACAGGAACTCCCAGTCGGTTCACATGGTCGATGCGCCGGTCGAGGTGACGGAGCCGGCCGGGTCCGACACATTCGTCGTCAGCCAGATCGGCGGCAAGGACGTGACGGGCCGCTTCCGCGCGGATGTGTCCGTCAACGCCGGCGATATCTTCCCCTTCGCATTCAATATGGAGAAGGCCGTGGTCTTCGATCCGCAAAGCGAGAACAGGATCGCCTGA
- a CDS encoding GMC oxidoreductase — MGAAPDIVIIGSGMGGASLAAGLAPSGAKITILERGYQIPDDAPARDPWRIYTNSAFRSRETWLDEHGTPFEPGNYYNVGGNSKLYGAVLIRYRQEDFDELEHHDGISPAWPLGYEEIAPWYDAAERLYQVRGDAASDTTEPPHSASYPFPPVPDEEAIGIARQRLEKAGVRPFSLPLGIDIDRWLCSGSTGWDGYPDLRCGKMDAETCGLSEALAHDNVELVTGAEVTALKAGPQSGRIDEVVYLKNGVETRLRPNVVALCAGAVQSAALLLKSGIANSSDYVGRCFMNHNATAMIALDPRFRNDAVYQKTFGINDWYLSDGNGGKPLGNVQLLGRVTPDILKIQVPQLPMFAARWVSGHALDLYLISEDLPDPESRVVLKNHRVQLIWRRSNLTAHRQLVAKTRKTLRKAGFPVILTRLFDGRVPSHQCGTVRMGNDPATSVLDPQCRSWDHPNLYVTDASALPTSAAVNPALTVAALSLRAAETIKQDFLQ, encoded by the coding sequence ATGGGTGCCGCGCCGGACATCGTGATCATCGGAAGCGGGATGGGCGGTGCGAGCCTCGCCGCCGGTCTTGCGCCCTCGGGCGCCAAGATTACGATCCTCGAGCGCGGATATCAGATACCCGACGACGCCCCTGCCCGCGACCCGTGGCGCATCTACACAAACAGTGCGTTCCGCTCCCGCGAAACATGGCTCGATGAACACGGGACGCCTTTCGAGCCAGGCAACTACTACAATGTCGGCGGAAATTCGAAACTCTACGGCGCAGTGCTGATCCGTTACCGGCAGGAAGACTTTGACGAACTGGAACATCATGACGGGATTTCTCCCGCCTGGCCTCTCGGCTATGAGGAGATCGCCCCATGGTATGACGCCGCCGAACGGCTCTATCAGGTGCGGGGAGATGCTGCTTCCGATACAACCGAACCGCCGCACTCGGCATCCTATCCCTTTCCTCCTGTCCCCGATGAAGAGGCCATCGGAATTGCGCGGCAGCGGCTTGAGAAGGCCGGTGTCAGACCCTTCAGCCTGCCGCTCGGTATCGACATTGATCGCTGGCTTTGCAGCGGAAGCACCGGCTGGGACGGCTACCCGGACTTGAGATGCGGAAAGATGGATGCGGAGACCTGCGGTCTTTCAGAAGCCCTTGCCCACGACAATGTCGAGCTCGTCACCGGCGCGGAAGTCACCGCTCTCAAGGCGGGACCGCAAAGCGGGCGGATCGACGAGGTCGTCTATCTGAAAAACGGCGTTGAAACGCGCCTGCGCCCAAACGTGGTCGCGCTGTGCGCCGGAGCCGTACAATCGGCCGCCCTGCTCCTCAAATCCGGCATCGCCAACAGCTCGGACTATGTCGGCCGGTGTTTCATGAACCACAATGCAACGGCAATGATCGCGCTCGATCCACGCTTCCGCAATGATGCGGTCTACCAGAAGACATTCGGCATCAATGACTGGTACCTTTCGGACGGAAATGGCGGCAAACCGTTGGGGAACGTTCAGCTCCTCGGACGCGTGACGCCGGATATCCTGAAAATTCAGGTTCCGCAGCTTCCCATGTTCGCAGCCCGCTGGGTTTCGGGACACGCGCTGGACCTTTATCTCATCTCCGAAGACCTGCCCGATCCTGAGAGCCGCGTCGTCCTGAAGAACCACAGGGTGCAACTGATCTGGCGGCGGAGCAATTTGACCGCCCACCGGCAGCTTGTGGCAAAGACCCGAAAGACGCTGCGGAAAGCCGGCTTTCCGGTCATCCTCACACGGCTGTTCGACGGCCGGGTGCCGTCGCATCAATGCGGCACGGTTCGCATGGGCAACGATCCGGCCACCTCCGTGCTCGATCCGCAATGCCGGTCCTGGGATCATCCGAATTTGTACGTCACCGATGCGTCGGCGCTGCCGACCTCCGCCGCCGTCAATCCCGCCCTCACCGTTGCCGCCCTGTCGCTTCGTGCGGCGGAAACCATCAAACAGGATTTTTTGCAATGA